Genomic DNA from Nonomuraea rubra:
CACTGGGAGACCTACGCCGAGGCGGCCGAGGCCGCCGGGCACACTCCACGCCGATCGAGCTGGCGCGTCACCAGGGATGTCTGGCTCGCGGACACCGACGAGGAAGCCCGCGAGCAGGTGCTGAGCGGCCCCCTGGGCGAGGTCTGGTCCAAGGTAAACCTCCCCCTGTTCAAGGACCTCGGACTGGGCTCGCTCCTGGCGGGAGCCGACGTGCCCGAGCACGATCTCTGCCTGGAGTGGCTCGTGGACAACTTCTTCCTGATCGGCTCGCCGGAGACGGTCGCCAAGAAGATCGAGGCGTTTCATGCCGAGGTGGGCGGCTTCGGCACGCTGCTCATGGGCGCCCCTGGCCGCGGCCGGGAGCCGGACACCTATCGGCGCAGCCTCGAACTTCTCGGCTCAGAAGTGGCCCCCCGACTGTCCCACCTGGTGGCGGGCTCCTAGAGGGGCCCCACCGCAATCAGCCAGCAACAGGGAGTGCCGTCATGGTGAGTGCGAGATTCCAGCCGACCGACGTGCGTATGGACCCGTATCCGGTCGCTCCCGAGCGCTTGACACCGGGAGCGGAGGTCACGGTCTCCATGCTCTGGGAGCGGGAGGACGGGAGCGAGGTCGGCGCGGTGTGGGAGATGACGCCCGGCGTCCTCGACGACGTCCAGGGCAACGAGTCGTTCGTCATCGTCAGCGGACGTTCGCGCGTGGACTTTCCCGACGGACGGGTCCTCGAGTTCGGGCCCGGAGACGCCGGCGTGCTCGCTCCTGGAGACACCTGCCGCTGGACGACGCTGGAGACGGTGC
This window encodes:
- a CDS encoding cupin domain-containing protein, with translation MVSARFQPTDVRMDPYPVAPERLTPGAEVTVSMLWEREDGSEVGAVWEMTPGVLDDVQGNESFVIVSGRSRVDFPDGRVLEFGPGDAGVLAPGDTCRWTTLETVRKVVVFRLG